One Candidatus Desulfarcum epimagneticum genomic window carries:
- a CDS encoding Alkyl hydroperoxide reductase AhpD, with product MGDHYYSKKDLADFPNIGEQASELGEKFFDYYGSATSAGKLSEREKTLIALAVSITQHCPYCIDAYTVKCLSMGISADEMMEAAHVGASMLAGVALAHSTQMRKIIKKKEM from the coding sequence ATGGGCGATCATTACTACAGCAAAAAAGACCTGGCGGATTTTCCCAACATCGGAGAGCAGGCCTCTGAGCTGGGGGAAAAATTTTTCGACTACTACGGCTCGGCCACCTCGGCCGGGAAGCTGTCCGAAAGGGAAAAAACCCTCATCGCCCTGGCGGTGTCCATCACCCAGCATTGCCCCTACTGTATTGACGCCTACACCGTCAAATGCCTGTCCATGGGCATTTCCGCCGATGAAATGATGGAGGCGGCCCATGTGGGCGCGTCCATGCTGGCCGGGGTGGCCCTGGCCCATTCCACCCAGATGAGAAAAATCATCAAAAAGAAGGAAATGTGA
- a CDS encoding Radical SAM protein, giving the protein MNADLQKEKLAEIQPFFKDKLHENGIAVLAPERLEILQVHITRKCNLRCRHCHVESSAHRKARMSDAVLEKCLELASSDPIQCVDITGGAPETHGRLEWFLGELAQTGRRIITRSNLAILTEPPYDRFLDIYAENQVELAGSLPHFTAEKYEKQRGKANFQKAIQALKALSERGYGREGSGLILDLVHNPAGAFLAADQRTLEHEYRKNLLKNHGVRFNHLFSISNMPVGRFLDYLIETDNFDDYALELVNAFNPLAARNVMCKFTLNVAPDGSIFNCDFNQMLEIPAPARGKAGVFDLTPGDLDEIGIAIHNHCYGCAAGSGSSCQGATA; this is encoded by the coding sequence ATGAACGCCGATCTCCAAAAGGAAAAACTCGCCGAAATTCAACCTTTTTTCAAAGACAAACTCCATGAAAACGGCATCGCCGTCCTGGCCCCGGAGCGGCTGGAGATTCTCCAGGTCCATATCACCCGAAAATGCAACCTGAGATGCCGGCACTGCCATGTGGAGTCTTCCGCCCATCGCAAGGCGCGCATGTCGGACGCCGTTTTGGAAAAATGTCTGGAGCTGGCGTCCTCAGACCCCATCCAATGCGTGGACATCACCGGCGGCGCGCCGGAGACGCACGGGCGTCTGGAATGGTTCCTGGGCGAGCTGGCCCAGACCGGCAGACGGATCATCACACGCTCCAACCTCGCCATCTTAACCGAGCCTCCCTACGACCGGTTTCTGGACATCTACGCGGAAAACCAGGTGGAGCTGGCGGGCTCTTTGCCGCATTTCACGGCGGAGAAGTATGAAAAACAGCGGGGAAAGGCCAATTTCCAAAAGGCCATCCAGGCGTTGAAGGCGCTGTCCGAAAGGGGATACGGCCGGGAGGGCTCGGGTCTGATCCTGGATCTGGTCCACAATCCCGCCGGGGCCTTTCTGGCGGCGGACCAAAGAACCCTGGAGCATGAGTACCGGAAAAACCTGCTTAAAAACCACGGCGTCCGGTTCAACCATTTGTTTTCCATCTCCAACATGCCCGTGGGCCGTTTCCTGGACTACCTCATTGAAACGGACAATTTCGACGACTACGCCCTGGAGCTGGTCAACGCCTTCAATCCCCTGGCGGCGCGAAACGTCATGTGCAAATTCACCCTGAACGTGGCGCCGGACGGATCGATTTTCAACTGCGATTTCAACCAGATGCTGGAGATCCCGGCCCCGGCCCGCGGCAAAGCCGGCGTTTTTGACTTAACGCCCGGCGACCTGGATGAAATCGGGATCGCCATCCACAACCATTGCTACGGATGCGCCGCCGGAAGCGGCTCCAGCTGCCAGGGCGCCACGGCGTGA